The window TGGCCGCTCAATATCATTCTTCTCAAAATGAAGTTCTGTAAAACTAACATTTCTGACTGTCATTACATCTTCAATTTTTAGTTTAAACCATCGAGCTATTAAACTCCTAATTACAAATCCGTGACACACAATCATAATTGTCTTGTCGTTTGCCTTCGGCTGAATTTCTGATAGAAATTCTTCTACTCGATCAGCTACTTGACTAAAAGTCTCACCATTTTTCGCATAATCCGCATACTTACTATTAATTGTTCCCAAATCATCAAAAGCATCTGGATATTTTACTTTCAATTCTTCCGCATGCTGACCATCCCATGAGCCAAAGTTCATTTCTCTAAGTCTATCATCAGTAATAATATCTTTTTGAAAATCAGTTAAAATCTGTGCCGTTCTTTTAGCTCTAATTAACGGACTAGCATATACTTGATCAAGTTTACTGTTATCAATTAATTTACTTACTTCTTCTACTTGTTTAACGCCTGCTTGGCTTAAGTTAGGGTTACTAGTACCGCCGGAGATCACATCTGAAGTATTGTGTTCACTAACTCCATGTCTTACTAATAACAGATCCATATCATCACAATCCTTTATTCTTTATCCAAGAAAATATTATACTAAAAATTCATTAAGCTACTAAATTATCTCACATGTCAGACTATAATAAAGTCAGACAAAAAGAAAGTAGGCATTAATATGGCAACAATTACAATTGAGCGTGATGGACTTAACTTAGTCGGAACGCGTGAAGAACCCTTTGGTGAAATCTACGATATGGCAATTATCTTCCACGGTTTCACTGCTAACCGCAACACACTCCTCCTAAAAGAAATTGCGAGTGATCTACGTGATGAAAACATTGCTAGCGTTCGTTTCGACTTTAACGGACATGGTGATTCTGATGGGAAATTTGAGAACATGACTGTTTTAAATGAAATCGAAGATGCAAATGCTATTTTAAATTATGTTAAAACTGATCCTCACGTACGCAATATTTACTTAGTAGGTCATTCACAAGGTGGCGTAATTGCTTCAATGCTTGCTGGACTTTACCCTGACATTATTAAAAAAGTAGTCCTTCTGGCTCCAGCTGCTACACTAAAAACTGATGCTCTCAAAGGAAGTACGCAAGGCGTAACATATAACCCGGACCATATTCCTGACCGTCTTCCTTTTAAGGATTTAACATTAGGTGGATTTTACTTACGTGTTGCGCAACAATTACCTATTTATGAAGTATCAGCGCACTTCACTAAGCCAGTCTGCTTAATACACGGTACAAATGATACAGTTGTCTCTCCTGATGCCTCAAAGAAATACGATCAAGTATATGAAAATAGTACTCTGCATTTAGTTGAGGGTGCAGATCATCGCTTTAGCAATGACTATCAAAAAACTGCAGCTGAGTTAACTGCAGAATTCTTACAAGATAATAACGCTTTTTAATTTATTATCAGCAAAAAAGAGAGATCTACTGATCTCTCTTTTTTTATCGCAATCAATTACAATTTCTTAAAGACATAGTCTTCTTCTGTAGAATCTTCTTCTGAAAAAGCATAGCCAAAATCAGAGAAGCTTTTCAAATCTTCTGGTTTATTAATCTGCTCTTTAGCTGCAAATCTAACCATTTCTCCACGAGCTATTTTGGCATGTGTAGCAATCTGGCGCCATTTTCCATTTTTATTTTCAAGGAATTTAATTGTAATTAGCTTCTGGCCATCTTTTAAATATGGTGAAATCAGGCGTGAATATTCTAAAGAAGCTAAATTTATCACAGTTTCTGTGTTAGTAAATAAATTTTGGTATGGCAAATCTTCCCAAAAATGATAAAGACTATAATCTTTAAAGCCAGTCATTTGAGTTTTTAATTCTAAACGATATGGAATTATTCCATCAAATGGTCTCAAAATGCCATAAAAACCAGACAAAATCCGCAAATGATCTTGAAGATAGTTTAGCCCTTCTTGCGGTAGGATATCTCCAGCTAAATATTGATACTGAATTCCAGAAAACGCTAAAATAGCCGGCGTTAAATTTCGATCAAGTTTACTTGTTAAAAGATTATTTTGATTTGCACGAACAATATTATCATTTGCTTTCCACAAGCCTTTTAATTGGTCAAAGTCTCTAGTCTTCAAAAAGTCTAACAACTCTTGAGTTTTATCTAAAAAAACTGGCTCTGATCTCACTAAAAAAGTATCTTGATCAACCTTCATTTTTTTAGCAGGGGCGATAATTATTTTCATTTGTTTATCTGACATTGGCAACCACAACAAATAAAATAATCAGGCTAACAACTGCTAAAGCTGCCGATGCTATTAACTCCACTTTTCTTTTTTTCTTATCTTGCGGATTAGCTACAATATATCTGGCACTAGTAGCTACACTAACAAATAAGAACATTATAAATAGCCATAAAAAAAGACCAACAATATTTGGTAATGCCCAATAAATTTGTAAGGAAACTAAAACCGCTAAAATAATCGTACTAATTATTAATCCACGTAAGAAATTAACATTTTCATGTTTATGATAATGAAGTACAGTTTGATAGCCAAAATATACAATAAAGCCAATTGTAACGTATAAAATAATATTAAAAATAACCATTTTTTCGTCCCTTCTATAATCACTTCAATTATACGTGAAACCATTTTGCTTTGCTTAATATTTATTTTCCACTTATAATCAATCTTGAAAATGACATAGAAAGCGAATAATAAAATGTGTGAAAAAGAAGATTTAAATATTGGACTTGTTTTGCAATATCAAGTCGCTCCTAAGGGCACAATTGATGCAGATGCTCTTGTGCGTCATGCAAGAGACTACGGGTTTAGAGGCGTAAGTATTAAAGACGGCGATGACTCGCAAGCAGCTGCCTTACAAACTGCTTGTCAAAAATACGCAATTAAGTTTTGTCAAAAACGTCCAGCTGAAAAATTAATCTCTCCTGACGTCTTAGCAAAACTAATTGCTGCTAGATTAGATAATATGAATATCTATTTTGAAGTTGAATTAAATCAAGATGGATCAATTAAGCCAGAATCAGATCCAGCAATGAAGACCTTACAAAAATGGATTGATCGATTTGGTCATGCCTACTATGAAAGTCGCGCTGACCATGAAATCAAAGCGGACGAAGATAACGTTCATATTTTCTACAATGCCATTGCTAAGTATCAACGCTACATTTTCATTCATATTCCACTTGAAGAAAGTATTGAATTAAAACATGTTCCTCATGTTGAAGAAGCAGTCTGGATTGATACTAGAAACGA of the Lactobacillus isalae genome contains:
- a CDS encoding histidine phosphatase family protein, coding for MDLLLVRHGVSEHNTSDVISGGTSNPNLSQAGVKQVEEVSKLIDNSKLDQVYASPLIRAKRTAQILTDFQKDIITDDRLREMNFGSWDGQHAEELKVKYPDAFDDLGTINSKYADYAKNGETFSQVADRVEEFLSEIQPKANDKTIMIVCHGFVIRSLIARWFKLKIEDVMTVRNVSFTELHFEKNDIERPRLMTFNRTEPLYYGIKR
- a CDS encoding alpha/beta hydrolase, which encodes MATITIERDGLNLVGTREEPFGEIYDMAIIFHGFTANRNTLLLKEIASDLRDENIASVRFDFNGHGDSDGKFENMTVLNEIEDANAILNYVKTDPHVRNIYLVGHSQGGVIASMLAGLYPDIIKKVVLLAPAATLKTDALKGSTQGVTYNPDHIPDRLPFKDLTLGGFYLRVAQQLPIYEVSAHFTKPVCLIHGTNDTVVSPDASKKYDQVYENSTLHLVEGADHRFSNDYQKTAAELTAEFLQDNNAF
- the yaaA gene encoding peroxide stress protein YaaA — its product is MSDKQMKIIIAPAKKMKVDQDTFLVRSEPVFLDKTQELLDFLKTRDFDQLKGLWKANDNIVRANQNNLLTSKLDRNLTPAILAFSGIQYQYLAGDILPQEGLNYLQDHLRILSGFYGILRPFDGIIPYRLELKTQMTGFKDYSLYHFWEDLPYQNLFTNTETVINLASLEYSRLISPYLKDGQKLITIKFLENKNGKWRQIATHAKIARGEMVRFAAKEQINKPEDLKSFSDFGYAFSEEDSTEEDYVFKKL